One part of the Mustela erminea isolate mMusErm1 chromosome 11, mMusErm1.Pri, whole genome shotgun sequence genome encodes these proteins:
- the TAS2R40 gene encoding LOW QUALITY PROTEIN: taste receptor type 2 member 40 (The sequence of the model RefSeq protein was modified relative to this genomic sequence to represent the inferred CDS: inserted 2 bases in 1 codon; deleted 2 bases in 2 codons) has protein sequence MATVSTDATDRDTSRFKIILTLVVSGIECITGIVGNGFITAIHGAKWARGKRLPVSDCIPLMPGFSRLLLQIWMMLENTYSLLFLVTHNQTTVFILFKVVVMFLSYFNLRLAAWLSIFCCLRIANFAHPLFCMRRRRKITGVMPWLLGLSPFISLCFSFPFSIDTFKVYGNSSIPISTKRKYFSETNMVNLVLYNLGIFIPLIMFILSATLLILSLKTHTLHMESHATGSRDPSMKAHMGANKAISCFLVLYIFNAVXLFISMSNIFNVNSSWNILCKKVIMDASPAGHSVLPILGNPELRRAWKRFQHHVHPHL, from the exons ATGGCCACGGTGAGCACAGATGCCACAGATAGAGACACATCCAGGTTTAAAATCATCCTCACCCTGGTGGTCTCTGGAATAGAGTGCATCACTGGCATCGTTGGGAACGGCTTCATTACAGCTATCCACGGGGCCAAGTGGGCCAGAGGCAAAAGACTCCCTGTCAGTGACTGCATTCCGCTGATGCCCGGCTTTTCCAGGCTCTTGCTGCAGATCTGGATGATGCTGGAGAATACTTACAGTCTACTGTTCCTGGTCACTCATAACCAAACCACAGTGTTTATACTCTTCAAAGTCGTCGTCATGTTTCTGAGCTATTTCAACCTCCGGCTTGCTGCCTGGCTCAGTATCTTCTGTTGTCTTAGAATTGCAAACTTTGCTCACCCTTTGTTCtgcatgaggaggaggaggaaaatcaCAGGGGTCATGCCTTGGCTTCTGGGACTATCACCGTTCATCTCCTTATGCTTCAGCTTTCCCTTCTCTATAGATACCTTCAAAGTGTATGGAAATAGTTCCATTC CCATTTCCACTAAGAGGAAATACTTCTCTGAGACCAATATGGTTAACCTGGTTCTCTATAACCTGGGGATCTTCATTCCTCTGATCATGTTCATCCTTTCAGCCACCCTGCTGATCCTCTCTCTCAAGACACATACTCTACACATGGAAAGCCATGCCACTGGCTCCAGGGACCCCAGCATGAAGGCTCACATGGGGGCC AACAAAGCTATCAGCTGCTTTCTCGTTCTCTACATTTTCAATGCAGT GCTATTTATTTCCATGTCCAACATCTTCAACGTCAACAGTTCCTGGAATATTTTGTGCAAAAAG GTCATCATGGACGCTTCTCCAGCTGGCCACTCAGTGCTACCGATCTtgggtaaccctgagctgagaagaGCCTGGAAGAGGTTTCAGCACCATGTTCATCCTCACCTGTAA